One window of the Bradyrhizobium sp. NP1 genome contains the following:
- a CDS encoding ribbon-helix-helix domain-containing protein, producing the protein MKKSISVNKKSRGRPATGHDPVSAVRLPEDLTGKIDAWATKNEVSSRSEAIRRLVELGLKTSEARPVP; encoded by the coding sequence ATGAAGAAGTCAATTAGTGTAAACAAAAAATCGCGTGGGCGGCCGGCGACAGGTCATGACCCAGTTTCTGCTGTTCGGTTGCCAGAGGACCTTACCGGCAAGATCGATGCTTGGGCGACGAAGAACGAAGTCTCAAGTCGCTCCGAGGCCATACGCCGCTTGGTGGAGCTCGGTTTAAAAACATCCGAAGCCCGCCCCGTTCCTTAA